Proteins encoded in a region of the Methanobacterium petrolearium genome:
- a CDS encoding pyridoxal phosphate-dependent aminotransferase — MMKPAKRVESLDLSGIRKMFDMVGEDSINLALGEPDFDTPPHIREAVKEALEEGFTHYTGNTGIIELREAISHKLRTENHIPTTPESVIVTVGASGALYSSVNALVEEGNEVIIPDPGFVAYDACVKISGGKSVRAHLKDENDFRMIPEDVLEQVTPRTKVIIMNSPGNPTGGVLEKEDVKGLADIADDHNLILISDEIYEKIIYGKKHYSPASYSDNVITINGFSKTYAMTGFRIGYLSAPLKLTEELLKVHQYTVTCATSLSQKAALAALQGPQDGVQRMAEEFKRRRDLVVGRLRGMGIDCKKPQGAFYVFPPIDNPEKLVEEALKKDVVLVPGTSFGKYGEGHFRISYATSYEDLKEAMDRLESLDF, encoded by the coding sequence ATCATGAAACCCGCTAAAAGAGTAGAGTCCCTTGATCTATCCGGAATACGGAAAATGTTCGATATGGTGGGAGAGGACTCCATCAACCTGGCACTGGGTGAACCTGACTTTGACACCCCACCCCACATACGTGAAGCAGTTAAAGAAGCCTTAGAGGAAGGATTCACCCATTACACTGGTAACACCGGGATCATTGAACTGCGGGAAGCTATTTCCCATAAATTACGGACTGAAAACCATATCCCCACCACCCCGGAATCAGTTATAGTTACGGTGGGGGCCAGTGGAGCATTATACTCCAGTGTCAATGCACTTGTAGAAGAAGGAAATGAAGTTATCATTCCTGATCCTGGTTTTGTGGCCTATGATGCCTGTGTAAAGATATCTGGTGGTAAATCTGTGCGGGCACACCTCAAGGATGAGAATGATTTCAGAATGATACCAGAAGATGTGCTGGAACAGGTCACCCCCCGTACCAAGGTCATTATAATGAATTCACCGGGTAATCCTACTGGTGGTGTACTGGAAAAGGAAGATGTTAAGGGTTTGGCTGATATTGCTGATGATCATAACCTGATCCTGATTTCTGATGAGATCTATGAAAAGATCATCTATGGAAAAAAACATTACAGCCCAGCAAGTTACTCTGATAATGTTATAACCATTAATGGGTTTTCCAAGACTTATGCCATGACTGGTTTCCGCATAGGATACCTATCAGCGCCATTAAAATTAACGGAAGAACTCCTGAAAGTACACCAGTACACTGTTACCTGTGCCACTTCATTGTCCCAAAAAGCTGCCCTGGCAGCCCTTCAGGGACCCCAAGATGGTGTACAGAGAATGGCGGAGGAGTTTAAAAGAAGAAGGGATCTGGTGGTGGGCAGACTACGAGGTATGGGAATTGATTGCAAAAAACCGCAGGGAGCATTTTACGTCTTCCCCCCCATAGATAACCCTGAAAAGTTGGTAGAGGAAGCTCTTAAAAAGGATGTGGTGCTGGTTCCTGGAACCTCTTTCGGTAAGTATGGTGAAGGCCACTTCCGTATATCCTACGCAACTTCATACGAAGATCTAAAGGAAGCTATGGATCGTTTGGAATCCCTAGATTTCTGA